The following proteins come from a genomic window of Paenibacillus spongiae:
- a CDS encoding sugar phosphate isomerase/epimerase family protein translates to MKLGVFSVLFAQKPFEEALDYIASKGLDAIEIGTGGYPGNAHCDPDVLLADESKLQAFKEAVASRGLTISALSCHGNPLHPQKAIASEHDAVIRKTITLASKLGVSVVNTFSGCPGDHEDAKYPNWPVAPWPNDYQDILKWQWEEKVIPYWTEIAKLATENNVKIGLELHGGFSVHSPATLLRLREAAGDAIGANLDPSHMWWQGIDPVQAIHILGRAGAIHHFHAKDTSIDPVNINHHGVTDMQSYALMLDRAWQFRTVGFGHDIKTWADIISALRLVGYDYVVSIEHEDGLMSVDEGFTKAVQNLQQVLIKEPLGEMWWV, encoded by the coding sequence ATGAAACTCGGCGTATTTTCCGTTCTATTTGCTCAGAAGCCATTCGAGGAAGCACTCGACTATATCGCTTCCAAAGGTCTGGATGCGATTGAGATTGGTACCGGTGGCTACCCGGGCAACGCGCATTGCGATCCCGATGTGCTGCTCGCTGATGAGAGCAAGCTGCAAGCCTTTAAGGAAGCGGTCGCGTCCCGCGGTCTAACGATCAGCGCGCTGAGCTGCCACGGCAACCCGCTCCATCCGCAAAAAGCCATTGCCAGCGAACACGATGCGGTCATCCGCAAAACCATCACGCTTGCTTCCAAGCTTGGCGTATCGGTTGTTAACACCTTCTCCGGCTGCCCTGGCGACCATGAAGATGCTAAATATCCGAACTGGCCGGTAGCTCCATGGCCGAACGACTACCAAGACATTCTGAAATGGCAGTGGGAAGAGAAAGTGATTCCGTACTGGACTGAAATCGCTAAACTGGCAACCGAGAATAATGTCAAGATCGGCCTCGAGCTTCATGGCGGTTTCTCCGTTCATAGCCCGGCAACGCTTCTTCGCCTGCGTGAAGCTGCCGGCGACGCGATCGGCGCAAACCTTGACCCGAGCCATATGTGGTGGCAGGGAATCGATCCGGTGCAAGCGATCCATATTCTCGGCCGCGCCGGCGCTATTCACCACTTCCATGCGAAAGATACTTCCATTGATCCGGTGAACATCAACCATCACGGCGTAACGGACATGCAGTCCTATGCCCTTATGCTTGACCGCGCTTGGCAGTTCCGTACCGTCGGCTTTGGCCACGATATTAAGACTTGGGCGGATATCATCAGCGCGCTTCGTCTTGTCGGCTACGATTATGTCGTCAGCATCGAGCATGAAGATGGCCTTATGTCCGTTGACGAAGGCTTCACCAAAGCGGTACAGAACCTTCAGCAGGTACTGATCAAAGAGCCGCTGGGAGAAATGTGGTGGGTGTAA
- a CDS encoding AfsR/SARP family transcriptional regulator: MGQRNDSGRQKDAWVNKLLSLEQAILDGQNLSADELRVIPAEVRKRSPLLLQAECEDGLLQGRLIETKHLLETALKGFAAQANESAMLAMMGMLGLLYEQVGDRNESVPIVTLLLQEWQRTPEACSGFVPWALARASANRGLPGATDFQDPETLFRHAAEQFGNEGKPLWTAFVMLDRLLYDPSAAAYGRPEWRTRLQWLNRHLDKDNLGVALIATLTTGHPSVKEVASLPERYAYLVKAILLKTGYEKPAYSLACDNESQFFTSAAEAERLLEEGDDTGAKAEYETMQRLKKLVSTPAINRRFDDIAAMLDRLFPKESRDSEESGDPSAEEEAGQADNSHLVDMFIPRPASVPMNNPDDKWRIKLMGGIRFSTTDGSYAEPAWKRRRAGELLVYLLLQPGYKANREQIIDRVFGEGDTSKRSNQLYVTLHDLRHTLKEMGMTDTVYAKRGVIGLEEHTIEQIDVETYVALSRVGDQLWMDDREAACRLYDEALPLYGQLATELPSAEWLERLREQLLDRQTNMLKRIAIYYSELQDDVRAEQRLNEWIALRPEQEEAYETMIRHCLDKGHRAEAINWFKRLERISKEELGVELLEKTKRLIWQS, translated from the coding sequence ATGGGACAACGGAATGATTCAGGTAGACAAAAGGACGCATGGGTGAATAAACTGCTGTCCCTAGAGCAGGCGATTCTAGACGGGCAGAACTTGTCGGCGGATGAACTTCGCGTTATCCCGGCCGAGGTGCGGAAGAGATCTCCGCTCTTGCTTCAAGCGGAATGCGAGGATGGTCTTCTTCAGGGCAGGTTGATCGAGACGAAGCATTTGCTCGAAACCGCTCTGAAAGGCTTTGCGGCGCAAGCCAATGAGTCGGCCATGCTTGCCATGATGGGGATGCTTGGCTTGCTTTATGAACAAGTGGGCGACCGGAACGAGTCGGTCCCGATCGTGACGCTGCTGCTTCAGGAATGGCAGCGGACCCCGGAAGCGTGCAGCGGGTTTGTTCCTTGGGCGCTGGCGCGCGCTTCAGCGAACAGAGGTCTTCCGGGAGCGACGGATTTTCAGGATCCGGAGACGTTGTTCCGGCATGCCGCAGAGCAGTTCGGCAATGAAGGCAAGCCGCTCTGGACGGCGTTTGTTATGCTGGACCGATTGCTATATGATCCGTCGGCAGCTGCGTATGGCCGACCGGAATGGCGCACGCGGCTGCAATGGTTGAACCGGCATCTGGACAAGGACAATCTGGGGGTAGCGCTTATCGCAACGCTGACAACGGGCCATCCGAGCGTTAAGGAAGTCGCTTCGCTACCCGAAAGGTATGCCTATTTGGTCAAAGCCATTCTTCTCAAAACCGGGTATGAGAAGCCGGCATACTCGCTGGCTTGCGATAACGAAAGCCAATTCTTTACTTCCGCAGCCGAGGCGGAGCGTCTGCTTGAAGAAGGCGACGATACAGGTGCCAAGGCGGAATACGAGACGATGCAGCGGCTGAAGAAGCTGGTTTCGACACCTGCCATAAATCGGAGGTTTGATGATATTGCGGCCATGCTGGACCGTTTATTTCCCAAGGAGAGCCGGGATTCTGAAGAAAGCGGGGATCCATCTGCTGAGGAAGAAGCCGGGCAGGCGGATAACAGCCATCTTGTCGATATGTTCATACCTCGTCCTGCTTCTGTTCCGATGAACAACCCGGATGATAAATGGCGGATTAAACTGATGGGCGGCATCCGGTTCAGTACAACGGACGGTTCTTACGCCGAGCCAGCATGGAAAAGGCGCCGTGCCGGCGAGCTTCTCGTTTATCTGCTGCTGCAGCCGGGGTATAAGGCGAACCGGGAGCAAATTATTGATCGCGTGTTCGGTGAAGGGGACACGTCCAAACGTTCGAATCAGCTCTATGTCACGCTCCATGACCTGAGGCACACGTTGAAGGAAATGGGGATGACCGATACCGTGTATGCCAAACGCGGGGTAATCGGACTGGAGGAGCATACGATCGAACAAATCGATGTCGAAACCTATGTTGCGCTCTCCCGCGTCGGCGATCAATTGTGGATGGATGACCGGGAGGCGGCGTGCAGGCTGTATGACGAAGCGCTCCCGCTGTACGGTCAGCTTGCAACCGAGCTTCCGTCTGCGGAGTGGCTCGAGCGTCTGCGCGAGCAGCTGCTGGACCGGCAAACCAATATGCTCAAGCGGATAGCCATATATTATTCCGAGCTGCAGGACGATGTAAGAGCCGAACAGCGGCTGAACGAATGGATTGCGCTGCGTCCCGAGCAAGAGGAAGCCTATGAGACGATGATACGCCACTGCTTGGATAAAGGGCATCGGGCGGAAGCGATCAACTGGTTCAAACGTCTTGAGCGGATCAGCAAAGAAGAACTCGGAGTCGAACTGCTCGAGAAGACGAAGCGTTTGATATGGCAATCATGA
- a CDS encoding STAS domain-containing protein produces MELPLVIERRQFPNGSVLQLRGDLTKMSENELLDGLAGGLDDSVRFLALDLTGVSYINSGGMAVLIRLARIARKAGVHTFAWGVTPHYEKLFRMVGLTEWLMLYPNEFAVMQRIEALDL; encoded by the coding sequence GTGGAACTGCCTTTAGTCATCGAGCGGCGACAATTTCCGAACGGAAGCGTGCTGCAGCTGAGAGGCGATCTGACCAAAATGTCCGAGAACGAGCTGCTGGACGGCTTAGCAGGAGGGCTTGACGACAGCGTCCGTTTCCTGGCGCTTGATTTGACGGGTGTATCTTATATCAACAGTGGCGGCATGGCCGTGCTCATCCGTCTGGCACGGATCGCACGGAAAGCCGGCGTTCACACATTCGCTTGGGGCGTGACGCCGCATTACGAGAAGCTGTTTCGGATGGTCGGCCTTACGGAGTGGCTGATGCTGTATCCGAATGAGTTTGCCGTCATGCAGCGGATCGAAGCGTTGGATTTGTAA
- a CDS encoding heptaprenylglyceryl phosphate synthase, with translation MQSAIYETWRHVFKLDPDREISDEVLEAVCMSGTDAIIVGGTTGVTYDNTVDLMSRIRRYEVPCALEVSNEESAVPGFDYYFIPMVLNTDRAEWLSGHQVEALRKLGAFIPWDQTAAEGYLILNPDAKAAKLTGAKTDLDAESLAAHLYMADRLMRLPIVYLEYSGTYGDMQLVKRAGKLATGARVFYGGGIDSVDKARQAAESVHTVIVGNALYDHRLEAALSTVQAVKETVCSLLDS, from the coding sequence ATGCAATCGGCAATATACGAAACATGGCGACATGTGTTTAAGCTTGACCCGGATCGGGAAATATCCGATGAAGTGCTGGAAGCGGTATGCATGTCGGGTACCGATGCGATTATCGTTGGCGGAACGACCGGCGTGACCTACGATAATACGGTTGATCTAATGTCGCGGATCAGGCGCTATGAGGTGCCTTGTGCACTGGAAGTATCGAATGAGGAATCGGCCGTCCCGGGCTTCGATTACTACTTCATCCCAATGGTTCTCAATACGGACCGGGCGGAATGGCTGAGCGGCCATCAGGTCGAAGCGCTGCGCAAGCTGGGCGCGTTTATCCCTTGGGATCAGACGGCGGCAGAAGGGTATCTGATTCTGAATCCGGATGCCAAGGCTGCGAAGCTGACCGGCGCCAAGACGGATTTGGATGCGGAAAGTCTGGCGGCGCATCTCTATATGGCCGACCGGCTGATGCGTCTTCCGATTGTCTATCTAGAATACAGCGGAACATACGGAGACATGCAGCTCGTCAAGCGGGCGGGCAAGCTTGCGACCGGTGCAAGGGTATTCTATGGAGGCGGCATTGACAGTGTGGATAAAGCCCGCCAAGCGGCGGAATCGGTACATACCGTTATTGTAGGCAACGCCCTATACGATCATCGGCTTGAAGCCGCGCTCTCGACCGTACAGGCCGTTAAGGAAACGGTGTGCTCGCTGCTCGATTCGTGA
- a CDS encoding U32 family peptidase, with protein sequence MSKIRREDVELLAPAGDWDCMRAAVANGADAIFFGVEKFNARARANNFQTDELPEIMAFLHSYGVKGFLTFNILVFENELEDAKQLMEACIDAGVDAVIVQDLGLVKLIRELSPDFPIHGSTQMTITSPEAVEFTKPFDIERVVLGRENNLKQIKKIGEQAKLPMEVFVHGALCVSYSGQCLTSEMWGGRSANRGECAQACRLPYDLMVDGEKMPMGDVAYLLSPKDLAAIELMPELIEAGVMSFKIEGRLKTPEYVANVVSKYRAAIDRYFDGNRSAPSKEEMRELQQSFSRGFTHGFLQGTNNKQLVEGTFPKSRGVYLGRVERVLRDAVVCKLEAPLKRGDGIVFDAGDPTKKEEGGRVYDLRRQGVKLEGEAQEGTLLELVPGRNDIDLRKVHVGDRIWKTNDPALDRRLRATFETEKPYRTFPLHVKVLGVLGQPLRTWWTDVQKNTTVEIVSELELEEAQKRPMDQSLLEEQLGRLGGTVYQLESLDADLKGDLILPIRELNRMRRVAVEQLAGERPKPPVYIKREVDSYSDVRARENTSAEASSAKGTAQLTALCRSLPQVEAAVKTDVGMVIADFEFVKQFPAAMEIARNAGKPIALATPRIHMPGENGYHASILRMQPDAVLVRNTGALYYYLRARAERTVGPFPQLIGDFSLNIANHKAADLFVDAGCSLITPSYDLNVQQMFDLLRRTDTSKVEVVIHQHLPMFHTEHCVYCTFLSEGTDFTNCGRPCEERRVSLQDRIGMSHPVRVDEGCRNTVYNAIEQSGAEYLRQFADLGVASFRIEFLEETADKVIEVIDLYRDALAGRINGTQVWRSLKAINQLGVTRGQLVK encoded by the coding sequence ATGAGTAAGATAAGACGGGAAGATGTAGAGCTGCTGGCTCCGGCCGGCGATTGGGATTGCATGCGTGCAGCCGTTGCGAACGGGGCGGATGCGATATTTTTTGGCGTGGAGAAATTTAATGCCCGCGCACGGGCGAATAATTTCCAGACGGACGAGCTGCCGGAAATAATGGCTTTCCTGCACAGCTACGGTGTGAAGGGATTTCTTACCTTTAATATATTGGTGTTTGAGAATGAGCTGGAGGATGCGAAGCAGTTAATGGAAGCTTGCATCGATGCCGGCGTCGATGCGGTCATTGTCCAGGATCTTGGTCTGGTCAAGCTGATTCGCGAGCTATCGCCGGACTTCCCGATCCATGGATCGACCCAGATGACGATAACGTCGCCGGAGGCGGTGGAATTTACGAAGCCGTTCGATATCGAGCGCGTCGTACTTGGCCGGGAGAATAACTTGAAGCAGATCAAGAAGATCGGCGAGCAGGCGAAGCTGCCCATGGAAGTATTCGTGCATGGCGCGCTCTGCGTGTCGTACTCGGGACAATGCTTGACATCGGAGATGTGGGGCGGCCGTTCAGCCAACCGCGGGGAATGCGCGCAAGCGTGCCGTTTGCCTTACGATCTTATGGTAGATGGCGAAAAGATGCCGATGGGCGATGTCGCCTATCTCTTGTCGCCGAAGGATCTGGCGGCGATCGAACTGATGCCGGAGCTTATTGAAGCCGGCGTCATGTCCTTTAAGATCGAAGGGCGGCTGAAGACCCCCGAATATGTAGCGAATGTCGTAAGCAAGTATCGCGCGGCTATCGACCGCTATTTCGACGGTAACCGGTCGGCCCCTTCCAAGGAAGAGATGCGCGAGCTGCAGCAGAGCTTCTCGCGCGGGTTCACGCACGGATTTCTGCAAGGAACGAACAATAAGCAGCTCGTCGAGGGCACGTTCCCCAAGAGCCGCGGCGTCTATCTTGGCCGGGTGGAGCGCGTTCTTCGCGACGCCGTTGTCTGCAAGCTTGAAGCGCCGCTGAAACGCGGGGACGGAATCGTGTTCGACGCAGGTGATCCGACGAAGAAGGAAGAAGGCGGCCGCGTCTACGATTTGCGGAGACAGGGAGTCAAGCTGGAGGGCGAGGCCCAGGAAGGAACGCTGCTGGAGCTGGTGCCCGGACGCAACGATATCGATCTGCGCAAGGTGCACGTAGGCGACCGGATTTGGAAAACGAATGACCCGGCGCTTGACCGGCGTCTTCGCGCCACATTCGAGACCGAGAAGCCTTACCGGACGTTTCCGCTTCACGTGAAGGTGCTGGGCGTTCTTGGCCAGCCGCTTCGCACATGGTGGACGGATGTACAGAAAAACACGACGGTCGAGATTGTTTCGGAGCTGGAGCTGGAGGAGGCGCAGAAGCGTCCGATGGACCAGTCGCTGCTGGAAGAGCAGCTTGGCCGCCTTGGGGGTACCGTCTATCAGCTTGAATCGCTCGATGCGGACTTGAAGGGCGATTTGATTTTGCCGATACGCGAATTGAACCGGATGCGGCGTGTAGCCGTGGAGCAGCTGGCCGGCGAGCGGCCGAAGCCGCCAGTATATATTAAGCGCGAGGTGGATAGCTATTCGGATGTTCGCGCAAGGGAGAATACTTCTGCCGAAGCATCATCCGCTAAGGGTACCGCCCAATTAACCGCCCTATGCCGCAGCTTGCCTCAAGTGGAGGCGGCTGTGAAAACCGATGTGGGCATGGTCATCGCGGACTTTGAGTTTGTGAAGCAGTTTCCGGCTGCGATGGAAATTGCCCGGAACGCCGGCAAGCCGATCGCCTTGGCAACCCCACGGATTCATATGCCGGGGGAGAACGGCTATCATGCCAGCATCTTGAGAATGCAGCCGGATGCGGTGCTTGTGCGCAATACAGGCGCATTGTACTATTATTTGCGCGCGCGGGCCGAACGCACCGTGGGGCCGTTCCCGCAACTGATCGGAGACTTTTCATTAAACATCGCCAATCATAAAGCGGCGGATCTGTTCGTCGATGCAGGCTGCAGCTTGATTACGCCCTCGTATGATTTGAACGTGCAGCAGATGTTCGATTTACTGCGCCGTACCGATACGTCCAAGGTTGAGGTTGTCATTCATCAGCATCTGCCGATGTTCCATACGGAGCACTGCGTGTACTGCACATTCCTCAGTGAAGGCACCGACTTTACGAACTGCGGGCGGCCGTGCGAAGAACGCCGCGTCTCGCTGCAGGACCGAATCGGCATGTCCCATCCGGTCCGGGTGGACGAAGGGTGCCGCAACACCGTCTATAATGCAATCGAACAGTCGGGTGCGGAATATTTGAGACAATTTGCCGATCTTGGCGTCGCTTCGTTCCGTATTGAATTTCTGGAGGAAACTGCCGATAAAGTAATAGAGGTCATCGATCTGTATCGCGATGCTCTGGCTGGCCGCATAAACGGCACTCAAGTATGGCGCAGTCTGAAGGCTATCAACCAGCTCGGCGTAACTCGGGGACAACTGGTGAAATAA
- a CDS encoding ATP-binding SpoIIE family protein phosphatase, translated as MVQGEPITGGYSHDLQDPQVSYDKAAPTSAQLRFRLFGVYMFSLLAGIIIIVSEHMLVMDIPFQQILTLSLPAMLIGAVVLSALLTALSIWRLRPVFRIRSVEPADDGASDESAKALNRLLAHPCELLVAMIVFGLVYTSLFHWKETAFRNDTLPSIDWTVLVGSIAREISLSLTIGIFIFTSIRRLLLPLVLRFQPQSGQWGGRGSIVSPLIITYSSTFLIAVLNLFQLAVLADSSGEPQSPMLIGGVGLFYFILGVSLIGYISLQFRKELRTLVRNIQQLGGGGRKLGSRMPVVSYDEAGELASAFNELQTRIDREYESLERELKLAYNVQQKLLPPGDLTIGSYRIAARCQPYRNVGGDFFDVLMLGPSRFAIMIGDVSGKGVPAALLMSALLLLFRAEIRRNGNPAEVLARMNRQLCEAMGDDGAVTLGVGVIDTTSDTVRYASAGHLSPYIVSPNGSIVTVDCSSLPIGFDAEVVYQETQLQLNPGDRFVLYTDGIIESMDEGGHMYGFDGLEEEISSWKPCDDLPQLVDGWLARMDAHSTAGKDDRTIVVLELVQAYRSQTVQREAISGGHLSELLPSSFFSQEWLLRSRMGSERGVAEQIGSFITKFWPETNLHEDVQSAVAEAIMNAMEHGNKLDPMAQVTVQAQIGSLLAVIRVYDEGGGYFPHVSRDEKEMAKKRESDDPRGWGLVIIDSLSDYWATGRDERGFYMELYFMRITNT; from the coding sequence GTGGTACAAGGTGAACCGATTACTGGCGGATATTCGCATGATTTGCAGGATCCCCAGGTGTCTTATGACAAAGCCGCACCGACAAGCGCTCAATTGCGCTTTCGCTTGTTTGGCGTATACATGTTCTCTTTACTGGCTGGAATCATCATCATTGTTAGCGAACACATGCTTGTGATGGATATCCCTTTTCAGCAAATTTTAACGCTCTCTTTGCCCGCCATGCTGATAGGCGCGGTTGTACTCTCAGCATTGCTTACTGCGCTGTCAATATGGAGATTGCGGCCCGTATTCCGGATCAGGTCGGTTGAACCGGCCGACGATGGAGCGTCAGACGAATCGGCCAAAGCGCTTAACCGTCTGTTGGCGCATCCCTGTGAACTGTTAGTCGCCATGATTGTATTCGGCCTCGTATATACGAGTTTGTTTCATTGGAAGGAGACCGCATTCCGTAACGATACATTGCCGTCTATCGACTGGACGGTGCTGGTCGGCTCGATCGCGCGCGAGATCAGCTTGTCGTTAACGATCGGGATCTTCATCTTTACGTCGATTCGTCGGCTGCTTCTGCCGCTCGTTCTTCGCTTCCAGCCGCAGTCCGGACAATGGGGCGGAAGAGGCTCTATCGTATCGCCGTTGATCATAACGTACAGCAGCACCTTTCTGATCGCTGTGTTGAATCTGTTTCAGCTGGCGGTGCTTGCGGACAGCTCCGGAGAACCGCAAAGCCCGATGTTGATCGGCGGCGTCGGTTTATTCTATTTCATTCTTGGCGTAAGTCTGATCGGCTACATCTCCCTGCAATTCAGGAAGGAACTTCGTACGCTTGTCCGTAATATTCAACAGTTAGGCGGTGGAGGCCGAAAGCTTGGCAGCCGGATGCCGGTCGTATCCTACGATGAAGCGGGCGAGCTGGCTTCGGCCTTCAACGAATTGCAAACGCGGATCGACCGGGAATACGAATCGCTGGAGAGGGAGCTGAAGCTGGCCTACAACGTTCAGCAGAAGCTGCTTCCGCCTGGCGATTTGACCATTGGATCTTATCGGATCGCCGCCCGGTGCCAGCCCTATCGTAATGTCGGCGGAGACTTTTTCGACGTGCTGATGCTAGGGCCGAGCCGATTTGCCATTATGATCGGCGATGTCTCGGGTAAAGGCGTGCCTGCCGCGCTGCTGATGTCTGCGCTTCTGCTGCTCTTCCGTGCGGAAATACGAAGGAACGGAAATCCCGCAGAGGTGCTTGCCCGTATGAACCGACAGTTATGCGAGGCGATGGGGGACGATGGAGCCGTTACGCTTGGCGTTGGAGTGATTGACACGACAAGCGATACCGTACGCTATGCCAGCGCTGGTCATCTATCGCCTTACATTGTATCTCCGAACGGCTCAATCGTTACAGTCGACTGCAGCTCGCTGCCGATCGGCTTCGACGCGGAAGTGGTTTACCAAGAAACGCAGCTGCAGCTCAATCCGGGCGACCGTTTCGTTCTGTATACAGATGGTATTATCGAATCGATGGATGAGGGCGGTCATATGTATGGCTTTGACGGGTTGGAGGAGGAAATTTCATCCTGGAAGCCATGCGATGATTTGCCGCAATTGGTCGATGGATGGCTGGCGCGGATGGACGCGCATTCCACAGCGGGGAAGGACGATCGGACTATCGTGGTATTAGAGCTTGTCCAGGCTTACAGGAGTCAGACTGTCCAGCGCGAAGCGATCAGCGGGGGGCATCTGTCCGAGCTTCTGCCGAGCAGCTTCTTCTCGCAGGAATGGCTGCTGCGCAGCCGAATGGGCAGTGAGCGCGGGGTAGCCGAGCAAATCGGCAGCTTCATCACTAAGTTCTGGCCGGAGACCAACCTTCACGAAGATGTTCAAAGCGCGGTAGCCGAAGCCATTATGAATGCGATGGAGCATGGCAACAAGCTTGATCCGATGGCGCAGGTTACCGTACAGGCGCAGATCGGCAGCCTGCTTGCTGTTATCCGCGTCTATGACGAGGGTGGCGGGTACTTCCCGCACGTGTCCCGGGATGAGAAGGAAATGGCCAAGAAGCGGGAGTCGGATGATCCCAGAGGCTGGGGGCTTGTCATTATCGACTCGCTTTCCGATTACTGGGCGACCGGCCGCGACGAGCGCGGTTTTTATATGGAGCTGTATTTTATGCGTATTACGAACACTTAA